Proteins encoded within one genomic window of Kibdelosporangium phytohabitans:
- a CDS encoding molybdopterin-dependent oxidoreductase, whose translation MRHGRRLPPGQRPVEGFPRFGTHLSRPAPAVPADPVIEVRGAVTETFELPLAALSSLPRKEISADFHCVAGWTATDLRWEGVSFATFYRSHIEPVLTPGTSITHVACRGLDGWQAVVTIDDILGDDVLIAQNLHGLPLDSDHGAPARLVSPSQYGYISVKHLCRVELLTTAPANTEGPLLRSHPRGRVWHEERHGLVPGRVVRPVYRALIRPIRLLSARGASPTK comes from the coding sequence ATGAGGCACGGCAGAAGACTTCCTCCAGGGCAACGGCCGGTCGAGGGATTCCCCCGGTTCGGCACGCACCTGTCCCGGCCCGCGCCGGCCGTTCCGGCCGACCCGGTGATCGAAGTGCGCGGCGCGGTCACCGAGACGTTCGAGCTGCCACTGGCCGCGCTGTCGTCGTTGCCGAGAAAGGAGATCTCGGCCGACTTCCACTGCGTGGCCGGCTGGACAGCGACCGACCTGCGCTGGGAAGGCGTCTCGTTCGCGACGTTCTACCGTTCCCACATCGAACCGGTGCTCACGCCGGGGACGTCGATCACACACGTCGCATGCCGCGGGCTCGACGGGTGGCAGGCCGTGGTGACGATCGACGACATCCTGGGCGACGACGTCCTCATCGCCCAGAACTTGCACGGCCTTCCCCTCGACAGCGACCACGGAGCACCGGCCCGGCTGGTCAGCCCCAGCCAGTACGGATACATCAGCGTCAAACACCTCTGCCGCGTCGAGCTGCTGACCACCGCCCCGGCCAACACCGAAGGTCCCCTGCTCAGGAGCCACCCCCGGGGCAGGGTTTGGCACGAGGAGCGGCACGGCCTCGTCCCCGGACGGGTGGTGCGCCCCGTCTACCGGGCGCTGATCCGCCCCATCCGGTTGCTCAGCGCCCGCGGCGCCAGTCCGACGAAATGA
- a CDS encoding cupin domain-containing protein → MVNTIPPGDVVAPDDLDTAAALTELERRMPGAAATMEPGDPGMHTTDSLDYVLVAEGEITLELDDGEQTVLRAGDVVVQNGTRHAWRNHGTRTCTIAGVAIGADRTQPASPSPARSHS, encoded by the coding sequence ATGGTCAACACGATCCCGCCCGGTGACGTGGTCGCCCCCGACGACCTCGACACCGCCGCGGCCCTGACCGAACTGGAGCGGCGCATGCCAGGCGCGGCAGCCACAATGGAGCCCGGCGACCCCGGGATGCACACCACCGACAGCCTCGACTACGTCCTCGTCGCCGAAGGCGAGATCACCTTGGAACTCGACGACGGCGAGCAGACAGTGCTGCGCGCGGGCGACGTGGTCGTCCAGAACGGCACCAGGCACGCGTGGCGCAACCACGGCACCCGGACGTGCACGATCGCCGGCGTCGCCATCGGCGCGGACCGAACGCAGCCCGCATCACCGTCACCTGCGCGAAGCCACTCCTGA
- a CDS encoding STAS domain-containing protein, which produces MAGDVDNADQLGSFLAERADLLIRRWVSLAAEPLRGRMSEAELDSELREVFPVLVTAVTSGSRDTRAEAYGPLRAMLEQMSRSRARLGFTPTETAAAVFALKQAVFEQIDQGDNSGASVADVVAFSVLLDALGLWTFECYARAREEVITQQAEQLLELTTPVVKLWSGVLAVPLVGTLDSARTQVVMEKLLEALVDTGAEQAIVDITGVLAVDTQVAQHLLKTVMAARLMGAECTISGIRPQIAQTIVDLGIEFGDITTKASLADALLHALRKSGVDVVTRSNNRMG; this is translated from the coding sequence GTGGCTGGCGACGTGGACAACGCTGATCAGTTGGGGAGTTTTCTCGCCGAGCGCGCTGACCTGTTGATCCGGCGGTGGGTGAGTCTGGCCGCGGAGCCGTTGCGCGGGCGGATGAGCGAAGCCGAGCTGGACAGTGAGCTGCGTGAGGTGTTCCCCGTCCTGGTCACCGCTGTGACCAGCGGAAGCCGGGACACCAGGGCGGAGGCCTACGGGCCGCTGCGGGCGATGCTGGAGCAGATGTCCCGCAGCCGGGCCCGGCTGGGGTTCACGCCCACCGAGACCGCGGCTGCGGTGTTCGCGCTCAAGCAGGCGGTGTTCGAGCAGATCGACCAGGGTGACAACAGCGGTGCGAGCGTCGCCGACGTGGTCGCGTTCTCCGTGTTGCTCGACGCGTTGGGGTTGTGGACGTTCGAGTGCTACGCGCGGGCACGGGAAGAGGTCATCACCCAGCAGGCCGAGCAGCTGCTCGAGCTGACCACACCGGTGGTCAAGCTGTGGTCGGGCGTGCTGGCGGTGCCGCTGGTCGGCACGCTGGATTCCGCGCGGACCCAGGTGGTGATGGAGAAGCTGCTGGAGGCGCTCGTCGACACCGGTGCCGAGCAGGCGATCGTGGACATCACCGGTGTGCTGGCGGTGGACACCCAGGTGGCGCAGCACCTGCTCAAGACCGTGATGGCCGCCCGGCTGATGGGCGCGGAGTGCACGATCTCGGGAATCCGGCCGCAGATCGCGCAGACGATCGTCGACCTGGGCATCGAGTTCGGTGACATCACCACCAAGGCGTCGCTGGCCGACGCGCTGCTGCACGCCCTGCGCAAGTCCGGTGTCGACGTGGTGACCCGCTCGAACAACCGGATGGGCTGA
- a CDS encoding STAS domain-containing protein, protein MDRIPILRIGDVLIVSIQIDLEDRSVLVLQDDLAQRVSETGAHGVVIDISAIEIVDSFIGRMFASIASISRLFDADTVVVGMRPAVAITLVELGMTLGEVRTALNLEKGLAILSALRAERMPRPAEDDDEPVQALS, encoded by the coding sequence ATGGACCGCATTCCGATTCTGCGGATCGGCGACGTGCTGATCGTGTCGATCCAGATCGACCTGGAAGACCGGAGCGTGCTGGTCCTTCAGGACGACTTGGCGCAGCGCGTCAGCGAGACCGGCGCGCACGGCGTGGTGATCGACATCTCCGCGATCGAGATCGTCGACTCGTTCATCGGCCGGATGTTCGCCTCCATCGCGTCGATCTCCCGGCTGTTCGACGCGGACACCGTGGTGGTCGGGATGCGCCCCGCGGTGGCCATCACCCTGGTGGAACTGGGCATGACGCTCGGCGAGGTGCGCACGGCGCTGAACCTGGAGAAGGGGCTGGCGATCCTGTCCGCCCTGCGGGCCGAGCGCATGCCGCGGCCCGCCGAGGACGACGACGAGCCTGTCCAGGCTCTGTCGTGA
- a CDS encoding anti-sigma regulatory factor translates to MVEIKSDTDVVRVRHMVRSYAQRAKLSLVDQTKLVTAASELARNTLTYGGGGSATVALVSRDGGRAGVRAGFQDQGPGIPDVAQAMTDGWTSGSGMGLGLSGARRLVDEFDLSTEVGKGTTVTVVKWAR, encoded by the coding sequence ATGGTGGAGATCAAGTCGGACACCGACGTGGTGCGGGTCCGGCACATGGTGCGTTCGTACGCGCAACGCGCCAAGCTCTCGTTGGTGGACCAGACCAAACTGGTGACGGCGGCCAGTGAACTGGCCCGCAACACGCTCACCTACGGCGGGGGCGGATCCGCCACGGTCGCGCTGGTGTCCCGGGACGGTGGCCGCGCGGGCGTGCGGGCCGGGTTCCAGGATCAGGGACCGGGCATCCCGGACGTCGCACAGGCGATGACCGACGGCTGGACCAGCGGGTCCGGCATGGGCTTGGGGCTCAGTGGCGCGCGGCGGCTGGTGGACGAGTTCGACCTGTCGACCGAAGTGGGCAAGGGCACGACCGTGACGGTCGTGAAATGGGCGCGGTAG
- a CDS encoding ATP-binding protein: protein MGAVERPECLPTTEDAVWIRVEEASSVGAVRRAATGLAQRLGFGGTRVAEVGIVATELGTNLQRHAREGMVVLRVARTDTEASLEVLAVDRGPGIADVSRTMRDGHSTGGTLGIGLGAITRLADWSAVHSEVGAGTVVVARFHPARTPGTAQYATGITRAIGSETVCGDAYAIRREDQRLVLMVCDGAGHGPLAATASRRAVRVFCEGPWSSPTVAVERIHRELMGTRGGAVGVAELNPATQTVRYAGIGNIAGSVVTPASRRGMVCLPGIAGHRARSVRGFDYPLPHGGVVVLHSDGLTDRWQLDPGSGVLSADPVVIAAVLLRDAGVRQDDASVVVARLPAP from the coding sequence ATGGGCGCGGTAGAGCGGCCGGAATGCCTGCCGACGACCGAGGACGCCGTCTGGATCCGCGTCGAGGAAGCCAGTTCCGTCGGCGCCGTGCGGCGTGCGGCGACCGGGTTGGCGCAGCGGCTGGGCTTCGGCGGCACGCGAGTGGCCGAAGTCGGGATCGTCGCCACTGAGCTGGGCACCAACCTGCAACGGCACGCCCGGGAAGGCATGGTCGTGCTGCGGGTGGCTCGCACGGACACCGAGGCGTCGCTGGAGGTGCTGGCGGTCGACCGCGGCCCGGGGATCGCGGACGTCAGCCGCACCATGCGCGACGGCCACTCCACCGGCGGCACACTGGGCATCGGGCTGGGCGCGATCACGCGGCTGGCCGACTGGTCGGCCGTCCACTCCGAGGTCGGCGCCGGAACTGTGGTCGTGGCCCGGTTTCATCCCGCCCGCACCCCGGGCACGGCGCAGTACGCGACGGGCATCACGCGGGCGATCGGGTCGGAGACGGTGTGCGGGGACGCGTACGCGATACGCCGTGAGGACCAACGACTTGTGCTGATGGTCTGCGACGGCGCCGGGCACGGACCGTTGGCCGCGACCGCGTCACGGCGAGCGGTGCGCGTGTTCTGCGAAGGCCCATGGTCCTCGCCGACGGTGGCGGTGGAGCGCATTCACCGTGAGCTGATGGGAACCCGGGGTGGCGCGGTCGGTGTGGCCGAGCTGAACCCCGCCACCCAGACCGTGCGGTATGCCGGGATCGGCAACATCGCCGGGTCGGTCGTGACCCCGGCCAGTCGTCGCGGCATGGTCTGCCTGCCGGGGATCGCCGGGCACCGGGCGCGGTCCGTCCGCGGCTTCGACTACCCGCTGCCCCACGGGGGCGTGGTCGTGCTGCATTCCGACGGGCTGACCGACCGGTGGCAGCTGGATCCCGGCAGCGGTGTGCTGTCCGCCGATCCCGTGGTGATCGCCGCGGTGCTGCTGCGGGACGCCGGAGTCCGGCAGGACGACGCGAGCGTCGTGGTCGCAAGGCTGCCCGCGCCGTGA
- a CDS encoding sensor histidine kinase has translation MTPIVVHRLRLQGEQDVFFLRARGREVARAVGLDTQDQIRVAVALSDIGRAVLVGSASVTVVFQVESTPWGAFRVDLSWQGAPPTPVEQAGWETARRLMDEVDSQDKDGTRGITLRKRFPVDLPPMGEDYLTRLRTQLAKLTRGSPLDEMRVQNDELLLTLDRLERHQGELVRLNEELEETNTGVVALYGELTAELEQTNRGVVALYGELEDRSRQLKDANEAKARFWSNISHELRTPINSVIGLTRLLLGPGASPLDAEQRQQVSMIADSGETLLSLVHELLDIAKAESGKLEPHPADTDLKDLFGQLRGTLAPLVPSDAVALVVDDPPAPAVVVTDETLLSRILRNLVSNGLKFTESGQVRLTADHHDGVWRFRVTDTGIGIPEHEQERVFEEFHQVPNPLQARSGGTGLGLPYARRLTEILGGQLRLDSTLGRGTRVVVEIPDGAGMELTR, from the coding sequence GTGACACCGATCGTGGTGCACCGGCTGCGGTTGCAGGGCGAGCAGGACGTGTTCTTCCTGCGCGCGCGGGGACGTGAGGTGGCCCGCGCGGTCGGGCTGGACACCCAGGACCAGATCCGGGTGGCCGTCGCGTTGAGCGACATCGGCCGGGCGGTGCTGGTCGGCAGTGCGTCGGTGACCGTGGTCTTCCAGGTGGAGAGCACGCCGTGGGGCGCGTTCCGCGTCGACCTGAGTTGGCAAGGGGCCCCGCCGACGCCGGTCGAGCAGGCCGGCTGGGAAACCGCGCGCCGGCTGATGGACGAGGTCGACTCGCAGGACAAGGACGGCACTCGCGGGATAACGCTGCGCAAACGCTTTCCGGTCGACCTGCCCCCGATGGGCGAGGACTACCTGACGCGGTTGCGCACACAGCTGGCGAAGCTCACGCGGGGCAGCCCACTGGACGAGATGCGCGTCCAGAACGACGAGCTCCTGCTCACGCTGGACAGGCTCGAACGCCATCAGGGCGAGCTCGTCCGGCTGAACGAGGAACTGGAGGAGACCAACACGGGTGTGGTCGCGCTCTACGGCGAGCTGACCGCCGAGCTGGAGCAGACCAACCGCGGGGTGGTCGCCCTCTACGGCGAACTGGAGGACCGGTCCCGGCAGCTCAAGGACGCCAACGAGGCCAAGGCCCGGTTCTGGTCGAACATCAGCCACGAGCTGCGCACGCCGATCAACTCGGTGATCGGGCTGACCCGGTTGCTGCTCGGCCCGGGTGCCTCGCCGCTGGACGCCGAGCAGCGCCAGCAGGTCAGCATGATCGCCGACTCCGGTGAGACGCTGCTGTCGCTGGTCCACGAACTGCTCGACATCGCCAAGGCCGAGTCCGGCAAGCTGGAGCCGCACCCGGCCGACACCGACCTGAAGGACTTGTTCGGTCAGCTGCGCGGAACGCTCGCGCCCCTGGTGCCCAGCGACGCCGTCGCACTGGTCGTCGACGACCCGCCCGCGCCCGCGGTGGTGGTGACCGACGAGACGCTGCTGAGCCGGATCCTGCGCAACCTGGTGTCCAACGGGCTGAAGTTCACCGAGTCCGGCCAAGTGCGGCTCACGGCGGACCACCACGACGGCGTCTGGCGGTTCCGCGTGACCGACACCGGGATCGGCATCCCCGAACACGAACAGGAGCGTGTTTTCGAGGAGTTCCACCAGGTCCCGAACCCGTTGCAGGCCCGCAGCGGCGGGACCGGGCTCGGCCTGCCCTACGCGAGGCGGCTCACCGAGATCCTCGGTGGACAGTTGCGATTGGACAGCACGCTCGGCCGGGGAACCCGGGTCGTGGTGGAGATACCGGACGGAGCTGGGATGGAGTTGACACGGTGA
- a CDS encoding fused response regulator/phosphatase produces the protein MTPSVGAAGEPVEPASVLVVDDTPASRYITSSWLRRNGHTVIEAETGAGALARLRETPVDLVVLDVRLPDMSGFEVCERIKQAPETAAIPVIHVSASFTGDDDRVQGLNRGADAYLAEPVDPNILMATVEAALRYYRGRMAAERLARRLNLLTNAGLVINGATSFDQLVEAATHAAASIFDSRAVVVVATSGQQARRGATAGPDMDVTAEAASSSMIDELSTSVLGDRVGADLVDLTPQPEWPDSDTLAVVVRTKPGQDPAYVALPTGAVPTHEERDLLRQLGQMTVIAAQGLRAFEEEHDLALTLQRGLLPDGLPQHAEVEMAARYRPAAANAEVGGDFFEVTELDDRLLFAIGDVTGHSIEAATIMGEVRHALRAYAVEGHGPAEITYRLDAMLRRFHPRGYTTLCLMVLDLASEELSVVNAGHIPPLIIDREQARYLHLPGPLLGIGVDRPAATRIPLPRGTTVLLATDGLIERRGSTLDADMEGLRQALRPDEDLEAMCDRLLRQFGQNKEDDIAMVAFRRR, from the coding sequence GTGACGCCGTCGGTCGGCGCGGCCGGTGAGCCGGTGGAGCCGGCGTCCGTGCTGGTCGTCGACGACACCCCGGCCAGTCGCTACATCACGTCGAGCTGGTTGCGGCGCAACGGTCACACGGTGATCGAGGCCGAGACCGGTGCCGGCGCGCTGGCCCGGTTGCGGGAGACCCCGGTCGATCTGGTCGTGCTGGACGTGCGCCTGCCCGACATGAGCGGGTTCGAGGTCTGCGAGCGGATCAAACAGGCCCCGGAGACCGCCGCGATCCCGGTCATCCACGTCTCGGCGTCGTTCACCGGTGACGACGACCGGGTGCAGGGCCTCAACCGGGGCGCGGACGCCTACCTCGCCGAACCGGTCGACCCGAACATCCTGATGGCGACGGTGGAAGCCGCGCTGCGGTACTACCGCGGCCGCATGGCCGCGGAGCGACTGGCCCGCCGCCTCAACTTGCTCACCAACGCGGGGCTGGTCATCAACGGTGCCACCAGTTTCGACCAGCTCGTCGAGGCGGCGACGCACGCGGCAGCGTCCATTTTCGACAGCCGAGCGGTCGTGGTGGTCGCCACCAGCGGGCAACAGGCCCGGCGAGGCGCCACCGCGGGGCCCGACATGGACGTCACTGCGGAGGCTGCCTCGTCGTCGATGATCGACGAGCTGTCCACGAGCGTGCTGGGTGACCGCGTCGGCGCCGATCTCGTCGACCTGACCCCGCAACCGGAATGGCCGGACAGCGACACCCTGGCTGTCGTCGTGCGCACCAAACCCGGCCAGGACCCGGCTTACGTCGCGTTGCCGACGGGTGCCGTGCCCACGCACGAGGAACGTGATCTGCTGCGCCAACTGGGCCAGATGACGGTGATCGCGGCGCAGGGCCTGCGTGCCTTCGAGGAAGAACACGACCTCGCCCTCACCCTCCAGCGCGGCCTCCTGCCCGACGGCCTGCCGCAGCACGCCGAAGTGGAGATGGCCGCCCGGTACCGGCCCGCAGCCGCCAACGCCGAAGTCGGCGGCGACTTCTTCGAAGTCACCGAGCTGGACGACCGCCTGCTGTTCGCGATCGGTGACGTCACCGGGCATTCCATCGAAGCCGCGACCATCATGGGTGAGGTCCGGCACGCGCTGCGGGCGTACGCCGTCGAAGGCCACGGACCTGCCGAGATCACCTACCGCCTCGACGCCATGCTGCGCCGGTTCCACCCGCGCGGATACACGACGCTGTGCCTGATGGTCCTTGACCTGGCGAGCGAGGAACTCAGTGTCGTCAACGCCGGGCACATCCCGCCGTTGATCATCGACCGCGAGCAGGCCCGCTACCTGCACCTGCCCGGCCCGCTGCTGGGGATCGGGGTCGACCGCCCCGCGGCGACAAGGATTCCCCTGCCCCGCGGGACGACTGTGCTGCTGGCGACCGACGGTCTGATCGAACGCCGCGGCAGCACGCTGGACGCCGACATGGAAGGGCTGCGGCAGGCACTGCGCCCGGACGAGGACCTCGAGGCGATGTGCGACCGGCTGCTGCGCCAGTTCGGCCAGAACAAGGAGGACGACATCGCCATGGTCGCCTTCCGGCGCCGCTGA
- the ppk2 gene encoding polyphosphate kinase 2, whose protein sequence is MGDQSAELSSRFPELATSKLVVDYPDGDDPVLRRADGSVVDTWRENYPFSARMSRTEYDTTKRLLQIELLKLQYWIKDTGKRMVILFEGRDAAGKGSTIKRFTEHLNPRGARVVALTKPTDREQGEWYFQRYVNNLPTAGEIVLFDRSWYNRAGVERVMGYCTETQYRRFMRQAPTFERMLVDDGVLLVKLWFSVSRSEQRTRFLIRQVDPVRQWKLSANDIESLDLWDAYTQAKVAMFRETDTEDAPWTVVKSNDKKRARVEAMRSVLARVDYEDKDPDVVGTPDSRVVGAAATLLEEGEDEASLSPTPIAPSTDADHGPGLHPDES, encoded by the coding sequence GTGGGTGATCAATCCGCTGAACTCAGCAGCAGATTCCCGGAGCTGGCCACGTCGAAGCTGGTTGTCGACTACCCGGACGGCGACGATCCGGTGTTGCGGCGTGCCGACGGTTCCGTGGTCGACACGTGGCGGGAGAACTACCCGTTCTCGGCGCGCATGTCGCGCACGGAGTACGACACGACCAAGCGGCTGTTGCAGATCGAACTGCTGAAGCTGCAGTACTGGATCAAGGACACCGGCAAGCGGATGGTGATCCTGTTCGAGGGCCGGGACGCGGCGGGCAAGGGCAGCACGATCAAGCGGTTCACCGAACACCTCAATCCCCGTGGGGCACGGGTGGTCGCGCTGACCAAGCCGACAGATCGCGAGCAGGGGGAGTGGTACTTCCAGCGGTACGTCAACAACCTGCCCACCGCGGGCGAGATCGTGCTGTTCGACCGGTCCTGGTACAACCGCGCCGGGGTGGAACGGGTGATGGGGTACTGCACGGAGACGCAGTACCGGCGCTTCATGCGCCAAGCACCGACTTTCGAGCGGATGCTGGTCGACGACGGTGTGCTGCTGGTGAAACTGTGGTTCTCGGTGTCGCGGTCCGAGCAGCGCACGAGGTTCCTCATCCGCCAGGTCGATCCGGTGCGCCAGTGGAAGCTCAGCGCCAACGACATCGAATCGCTCGACCTGTGGGACGCCTACACCCAGGCGAAGGTCGCGATGTTCCGCGAGACGGACACCGAGGACGCGCCGTGGACTGTGGTGAAGAGCAACGACAAGAAGCGCGCCAGGGTGGAGGCGATGCGCAGCGTGCTCGCCCGTGTCGACTACGAGGACAAGGATCCGGACGTGGTCGGCACTCCCGATTCCCGGGTGGTGGGCGCCGCGGCCACACTGCTGGAGGAAGGCGAGGACGAAGCGTCGCTCAGCCCGACACCGATCGCGCCGAGCACCGACGCCGACCACGGGCCAGGACTGCACCCCGACGAGTCGTAG
- a CDS encoding DUF2238 domain-containing protein, with amino-acid sequence MVRGVGRTEGMLLAGVVLAALVVTGAQARSLGTWFMEVVWVLAGLPLVIALRKRFPLTRLLCWLLVLHAIVLCYGGQYTYAETPIGEWVQDLMDTQRNNYDRFGHFIQGFVPAIAVREVLLRRTPLRPGGWLAFLTVCVCLAIGAGFEFVEWFSALLVGSGADDFLATQGDVWDTQWDMFLCLCGAVLSLLVWHRVHDRQLDGAIA; translated from the coding sequence ATGGTGCGCGGAGTGGGCCGGACCGAGGGGATGCTGCTGGCTGGCGTGGTGCTCGCGGCGCTCGTGGTGACCGGGGCACAGGCCAGATCGCTCGGCACCTGGTTCATGGAAGTCGTGTGGGTGCTGGCCGGTCTGCCGCTGGTGATCGCGCTACGCAAACGCTTCCCGTTGACGCGGTTGCTCTGCTGGCTGCTGGTGTTGCACGCCATCGTGCTGTGCTACGGCGGGCAGTACACGTACGCCGAAACCCCGATCGGGGAATGGGTGCAGGACCTGATGGACACCCAGCGGAACAACTACGACCGGTTCGGCCACTTCATCCAGGGGTTCGTCCCGGCGATCGCCGTACGCGAGGTGCTGTTGCGGCGCACGCCGCTGCGCCCCGGTGGTTGGCTCGCGTTCCTGACTGTCTGCGTGTGCCTGGCGATCGGTGCCGGGTTCGAGTTCGTGGAATGGTTCAGCGCGCTCCTCGTCGGGTCGGGCGCGGACGATTTCCTCGCCACCCAAGGAGATGTGTGGGACACCCAGTGGGACATGTTCCTGTGTCTGTGCGGGGCGGTTCTTTCTTTGCTGGTGTGGCACCGGGTCCATGACCGGCAGCTCGACGGAGCGATCGCGTGA
- a CDS encoding response regulator transcription factor yields MAPEWKTGIHVLLVEDMTLLRDALTAVLADQSDMAVLAAMQCDDAVVQVATRLHPDIAVIDIDTHDDECGISTMRELHATLAGTRVIALVTSAPSGLLGDVLREDLPGVLDKSISAKQFTHAIRRVAHGERVIDVDIPRAILTTPTNPLTPREQQVLQEVASGASNNEIAANLWLSAGTVRNYLSRAITKTNARNRIDAVRIARAAGWLHHSSP; encoded by the coding sequence ATGGCACCCGAGTGGAAGACAGGGATCCATGTTCTGCTGGTCGAGGACATGACGCTGCTGCGTGACGCGCTGACAGCGGTCCTGGCCGACCAGAGCGACATGGCGGTTCTCGCCGCGATGCAATGCGATGACGCGGTCGTCCAGGTCGCGACCCGGCTGCACCCCGACATCGCGGTCATCGACATCGACACGCACGACGACGAGTGCGGCATCAGCACGATGCGTGAACTGCACGCCACCCTGGCCGGCACCAGAGTCATCGCCCTGGTCACCAGCGCACCGTCCGGCCTGCTGGGTGACGTGCTGCGCGAAGACCTGCCCGGCGTACTGGACAAGAGCATCTCCGCGAAGCAGTTCACCCACGCGATCCGCCGGGTCGCGCACGGGGAACGAGTCATCGACGTCGACATCCCCCGCGCGATCCTGACCACCCCCACCAACCCGCTGACGCCACGGGAACAGCAAGTCCTGCAGGAAGTCGCCAGCGGCGCCTCGAACAACGAGATCGCCGCGAACCTCTGGCTGTCCGCGGGCACGGTCCGCAACTACCTGTCCCGAGCCATCACCAAGACCAACGCGCGCAACCGCATCGACGCGGTACGGATCGCACGCGCCGCCGGTTGGCTCCATCATTCGTCGCCATGA